From one Allorhizobium ampelinum S4 genomic stretch:
- a CDS encoding BMP family ABC transporter substrate-binding protein — protein MTRSPSFTRRHFLQTSALGVAATIAAPGMLRSAQAADLTVGFIYVGPKDDYGYNQAHAEGAAVVKALSGVTVVEEENVPETVDVQKTMESMINLDGASLLFPTSFGYFDPHMLAVAQKYPDVQFRHCGGLWQKGKNPDNTGSYFGYIFQGQYLNGIAAAYATKSKKIGFVAAKPIPQVVQNINAFLLGARSVDPSITCQVIFTGEWSLAVKEAEATNALVDQGVDVITCHVDSPKVVVQTAAGRGAFVCGYHANQSPLAPEKYLTGAEWAWGNVYTDFVKKAQAGEKLGNFVRGGLKDGFVKMSPLGPGVSPEARTKFEATLATMKAGGFSVFKGGQKDNKGNTVIPLGKDYAEDAIELESMNYLVEGVMGSMG, from the coding sequence ATGACCAGATCGCCTTCCTTTACCCGCCGTCATTTCCTGCAAACCTCCGCCCTGGGTGTCGCTGCCACCATCGCTGCTCCCGGCATGCTGCGTTCCGCCCAGGCTGCCGATCTCACCGTCGGCTTCATCTATGTCGGGCCGAAGGATGATTATGGCTATAACCAGGCCCATGCCGAGGGCGCTGCCGTGGTCAAGGCCTTGTCCGGCGTAACTGTCGTCGAGGAAGAAAACGTACCTGAAACCGTCGATGTCCAGAAGACCATGGAATCGATGATCAATCTGGATGGTGCCAGCCTGCTGTTTCCGACCTCTTTCGGCTATTTCGACCCCCATATGCTGGCGGTCGCGCAGAAATATCCTGACGTTCAATTTCGCCATTGCGGCGGCCTCTGGCAAAAGGGCAAGAACCCAGACAATACCGGCTCCTATTTCGGCTACATCTTCCAGGGCCAATATCTGAACGGCATTGCCGCCGCCTATGCCACCAAGTCGAAGAAGATCGGCTTCGTCGCCGCCAAGCCCATTCCGCAGGTGGTACAGAATATCAATGCCTTCCTGCTCGGTGCCCGCTCCGTCGATCCGTCCATCACCTGCCAGGTGATTTTCACGGGCGAATGGTCGCTGGCCGTCAAGGAGGCCGAAGCCACCAATGCGCTGGTCGATCAGGGCGTCGATGTCATCACCTGCCATGTCGATAGCCCGAAGGTCGTGGTGCAGACCGCCGCTGGTCGCGGCGCTTTCGTCTGCGGCTACCATGCCAACCAGAGCCCGCTGGCCCCTGAGAAATACCTGACGGGCGCAGAATGGGCCTGGGGCAATGTCTATACCGATTTCGTCAAGAAGGCGCAGGCTGGTGAAAAGCTCGGCAATTTCGTGCGCGGCGGGTTGAAGGACGGTTTCGTCAAGATGAGCCCGCTTGGCCCCGGCGTCTCCCCTGAGGCCCGCACCAAGTTTGAAGCCACGCTTGCCACCATGAAGGCAGGCGGTTTCTCCGTGTTCAAGGGCGGCCAGAAGGACAACAAGGGCAATACCGTCATCCCCTTGGGCAAGGACTATGCCGAAGACGCCATCGAGCTGGAAAGCATGAACTACCTGGTCGAAGGCGTCATGGGGTCGATGGGCTGA
- a CDS encoding GntR family transcriptional regulator, whose amino-acid sequence MNQPRVRELVRAGNTVEQLVRAIADLIIVGDLQPDDKLDEGSLAARFEVSRTPVREALRQLCAMGLVERKPNKSAVVTNVTGGFLTSMFEAMAELEGMCARLAAERMTLEERRLLERMHRDSIRIVQAGQTEDYSAYNIEFHNRIYQGAHNQHILELVTQTRSRLAPFRRAQFRLTGRLSLSFQEHEAIVNAILRGEKTAAAEAAYRHVEIVGDASSTLTQHTVGRD is encoded by the coding sequence ATGAATCAGCCGAGGGTGCGCGAACTTGTTCGTGCCGGCAACACGGTCGAACAGCTGGTGCGCGCCATTGCCGACCTGATTATCGTCGGTGATTTGCAGCCGGATGATAAACTGGATGAAGGATCGCTTGCCGCCCGCTTTGAGGTGTCACGCACGCCGGTGCGCGAGGCGCTTCGACAATTGTGCGCCATGGGTCTGGTGGAGCGCAAGCCGAACAAGAGCGCTGTTGTCACCAACGTCACCGGCGGGTTTCTGACCTCGATGTTCGAGGCGATGGCGGAGCTTGAAGGGATGTGCGCCAGACTTGCAGCAGAGCGCATGACGCTGGAGGAGCGCCGGTTGCTGGAGCGGATGCATCGCGATTCAATCCGCATCGTCCAAGCGGGGCAGACGGAGGATTATTCCGCCTATAATATCGAGTTTCACAACCGGATCTATCAGGGCGCCCATAACCAGCATATTCTGGAACTGGTGACGCAAACCCGGTCGCGGCTGGCACCGTTTCGCCGCGCCCAGTTTCGCTTGACGGGCCGCTTGTCTCTGTCTTTCCAGGAACATGAAGCCATCGTCAATGCCATCCTGCGCGGTGAAAAGACTGCCGCTGCCGAAGCGGCCTATCGCCATGTCGAAATTGTCGGCGATGCCAGCAGCACATTGACCCAGCATACGGTTGGCAGGGATTGA